GACGCCGAATGCGCGCCCCGTCTGCTCGAGCGTCTGGAACTCCCCGGCCGACTCGAAGCCGTAGCGGATGCGCAGCACGGCGCGCTCCCGCGCCGAGAGCTTGTCCATCAGCCGGTGCACCTGCTCGTGCTCGAGCTGCAGGCTGACGAGATCCTCGGGCGTCTGTCCGACGCGGTTCTCCTCCGGCGCGTAGAGTTCCTTCATCGCGCCCTGGCTCATCATGAGGTCGAGGGACAGGATGCCCAGCACCAAGTTGCGCACGAGATGCGCCTTGCGCTCGGTGCAGTGCAGCCGCCGGGCCAGCTCGGCGTCGGAGAGCGTCCCCAGGTCGCTCGCGCGGGCCATCAGGCGCGTGTAACGATTCACGAGCTGGTAGACGTGGAACGGGATGCGGATCGTCCGCCCCTGGTTCGCCACTGCCCGCGCCATCGCCTGCTTGATCCAGTAGGAGGCGTAGGTCGAGAAGCGGAAGCCCCGCTCCGGGTTGAACTTCTCGACAGCCCGGATCAGGCCCAGATTCCCCTCCTCGACGATGTCCATCAGCCCGACGCCGCGCCCCGTGTAGGCGCGCGCGATGCTGAGCACGAGGCGGAGGTTGCTGACGATCAGTTCCCGCCGCGCGGCGGTGTCCCCCGCGCGAACGCGCCGCGCCAGGGCGCGTTCGTTCTCCGGACCGAGCACAGGGATTCTCGATATCTCCCGGACGTAAGCGGATTCGAAATCGCCCGCCATGGCGTTCTCCGGGGAGCTGAGCAAGAAAGGGTCGGGGTGAGAGGATTTGAACCTCCGACCTCCTCGTCCCGAACGAGGCGCGCTAACCGGGCTGCGCTACACCCCGACACGGCGCAAACATAGGCAATGCGCGAGGGCCTGTAAAGGCCCAATCCCCGTCCCGGCAAGGGTCTAGGCCGTCCCCACGGTGCGGCCGAGCATCGGCACGAAGGAACAGGCGCCCAGATCC
This window of the bacterium genome carries:
- a CDS encoding RNA polymerase sigma factor RpoD/SigA, which gives rise to MAGDFESAYVREISRIPVLGPENERALARRVRAGDTAARRELIVSNLRLVLSIARAYTGRGVGLMDIVEEGNLGLIRAVEKFNPERGFRFSTYASYWIKQAMARAVANQGRTIRIPFHVYQLVNRYTRLMARASDLGTLSDAELARRLHCTERKAHLVRNLVLGILSLDLMMSQGAMKELYAPEENRVGQTPEDLVSLQLEHEQVHRLMDKLSARERAVLRIRYGFESAGEFQTLEQTGRAFGVTRERARQIEMKALRKLRLLLRSDEAAKIGEIGPRSSGG